Genomic DNA from Nitrospirota bacterium:
CAGGCTTAAAACCGCCATTATTCCATACCGGGCAAAGGGGAGCCATGGAGTCAGTTTTGAGCCGGCGCCTTCTTTTTCGACCGCCTCCTCCTGGACTGTTGCGTTATTCGATTCAAAAGGGATATTGACGACTTCAACCTGATCTTTTCTCTCCTCTGAATAGCCGACGGCTTTTTTGACCAGTTCATCCAGTTTTTTCATATCTTCTTCGCTGCGCGGGAGGTATTTGTAAGTCGTCTCTCCCTTTTCCCCCTTTACAGGCTCGTACATGCCATCCACTAGAACCGCCACCGAAAGGCGTTTAAGGGTTCCGGTCGGTTCTATAATCCTGCTGACGGTCTTGCTGATCTCATAATTAATAAGATCGTTCTTTTTCTGGCCGCTGTTTTGAGAACCCTGTGATTCTCCCGCCTTCGATTCCGCCTTCGGGGGAACATTTGAAAGAACACCCGGAACTCCAGCGGGTCCCGGGTTATTTGTTGAGCCGGAATTTTTTTCTTCGCTTCTCTGTTCGCTCCTGACGGTCTGGCTGTCCGGATCGAATTTTTCTTCCGTTGTTTCAACCTGCCGGAAATCAAGCAAACTCGTAACGCGGACGATCGCCTTATTCGGACCAACGATTTTTTCCAGCATCGTCTGAATGTTTTCTTCAATTTTTTTATCGGTGGCATGCTGGTAATCCAGCTGAGATGAACTCAACCGGGTATTCGAAGAAGTGTCGGCGTTCTTAGAAAGTATATGTCCATGATTGTCGACCACGGTAACAGCCTGCGGGCTCAAATCTTCAACACTGCTAGCGACCAGATGAACAACACCCTGA
This window encodes:
- the fliF gene encoding flagellar M-ring protein FliF encodes the protein MEQIIRNLIAMPLARKLGIVTFLVAMGSVIVVLWLWAQKPDFEVLYSNLASEDAGVIINKLKEAHIPYSFSPDGSAVLVPSDRVHEMRIQLASQGIPQGGIIGFEIFDRSSLGTTEFVQKINYRRALEGELDRTIGQLSEVSKARVHLAVPEKTLFSEHQEHARASIVVTLRPGKTLNEAQIQGVVHLVASSVEDLSPQAVTVVDNHGHILSKNADTSSNTRLSSSQLDYQHATDKKIEENIQTMLEKIVGPNKAIVRVTSLLDFRQVETTEEKFDPDSQTVRSEQRSEEKNSGSTNNPGPAGVPGVLSNVPPKAESKAGESQGSQNSGQKKNDLINYEISKTVSRIIEPTGTLKRLSVAVLVDGMYEPVKGEKGETTYKYLPRSEEDMKKLDELVKKAVGYSEERKDQVEVVNIPFESNNATVQEEAVEKEGAGSKLTPWLPFARYGIMAVLSLIIWMFVIRPLLKTLTAPSPMTLPALHETRAGSIEEYAKTGLNSRDQMIQLTKENPQAGANVVRKWLKEK